The following coding sequences lie in one Oncorhynchus kisutch isolate 150728-3 linkage group LG17, Okis_V2, whole genome shotgun sequence genomic window:
- the LOC109908346 gene encoding toll-like receptor 5 has protein sequence MSEHHIRGMMRNCILLVIFGVYLQVVKCTPRCPLYGSIAVCTNLSLYQVPALPPYITHVYMRDNYISEINETSFSGLEGLKELDLSWQRVNGLTIRTNTFQRLANLAVLYLGHNRGLQIEPDAFVGLSNLRTLSLYVCDLTESILQGDYLRPLVSLKTLDLYGNQVKRIQPSPFFVNMTDFQELNMTLNQMESICEEDLLGFCGKHFRLLKLNSVYLNGMTQNGFDWKRCGNPFRNMSIETLDLSSNGFNVDKAKLFFNAIQGTKIHHIILEHSTMGKSFGFSYFKDPNKKTFNGLKNSGIKILDLSKCFIFALQYAVFSPLREVEDITLAQNKINQIDRGAFWGLENLQRLNLSHNLIGEIYSYTFDNLPNILELDLSYNHIGALGYRAFTGLPNLQILDLTGNSIRQLGTYGYLAPLPNLQLLHLADNKITSLEGLLGFANSTIILNVQNNRLTNLEDVYIVLAKFMRIERIWYGNNNIKWCIFSSNISVPAVNSLKLLELRNIALQILWGHGVCLDVFENLIKLFSLDLSFNSLRALPDGIFKGLVSLEEMDLSFNSLTYLQPDIFPASLKTVDLSYNFLSSPDPAAFSSLSWINLYRNRFHCDGGLKDFLTWMNRTNVTFPDPGVAEFSCEFPSDLHGVSLLNYSKFITEKYPKPSLTKI, from the exons ATGAGCGAGCATCACATCAG GGGGATGATGAGGAACTGTATACTGCTGGTTATCTTTGGAGTCTACCTGCAAGTGGTGAAATGCACCCCAAGATGTCCACTATATGGTTCTATAGCAGTTTGCACCAACCTGTCTCTATATCAGGTCCCTGCACTGCCTCCATACATTACCCATGTGTATATGAGGGATAACTACATCAGTGAGATAAACGAGACATCTTTCTCTGGGCTTGAAGGGCTAAAGGAACTGGACCTGAGTTGGCAACGAGTCAATGGGCTAACTATAAGAACTAACACCTTTCAAAGACTGGCAAACTTGGCAGTGCTCTATTTAGGACATAATAGAGGTTTACAAATTGAGCCAGATGCGTTTGTGGGACTGTCCAACCTGAGAAcactctctctgtatgtgtgtgaccTGACTGAATCCATATTACAGGGCGACTATCTCAGGCCCCTGGTGTCTTTGAAAACGCTAGATCTGTATGGTAACCAAGTGAAAAGAATCCAACCTTCACCATTCTTTGTGAACATGACAGATTTCCAAGAGTTAAACATGACCCTAAACCAGATGGAAAGCATATGTGAGGAAGATTTGCTTGGCTTTTGTGGCAAACACTTTCGGTTGCTCAAATTGAACAGCGTCTATCTAAATGGTATGACTCAAAATGGTTTTGACTGGAAACGATGTGGAAATCCCTTTAGAAACATGTCTATAGAGACACTTGACTTATCTTCCAACGGATTCAACGTGGACAAGGCAAAATTGTTTTTCAATGCAATCCAAGGAACGAAAATTCACCATATTATTCTGGAACACAGCACCATGGGAAAATCATTTGGTTTCAGCTATTTCAAAGACCCAAACAAGAAAACATTCAATGGCCTCAAGAATAGTGGCATCAAGATTCTAGATTTGTCCAAATGCTTTATATTTGCTTTGCAATATGCAGTATTCAGTCCActgagagaggtagaggacataACATTAGCCCAAAACAAAATTAACCAGATCGACAGGGGGGCGTTTTGGGGTCTTGAAAATTTACAAAGACTCAACCTGTCACACAATCTTATAGGGGAAATCTATTCTTACACATTTGACAATCTACCCAATATTTTAGAATTAGATTTATCTTACAATCATATTGGTGCATTAGGATATCGGGCATTTACAGGACTTCCAAACCTACAAATCCTGGATCTTACAGGAAACTCTATTCGGCAACTAGGTACATATGGTTACCTTGCACCACTACCAAACCTGCAACTTCTTCATTTGGCTGATAATAAGATCACATCCTTAGAGGGCCTTTTGGGCTTTGCTAACAGTACTATCATACTGAATGTTCAAAACAACAGGTTAACTAATTTAGAGGATGTATACATTGTGTTAGCTAAATTCATGCGCATTGAGCGTATCTGGTATGGTAACAACAACATAAAGTGGTGCATCTTTAGCAGTAATATTTCAGTGCCCGCTGTAAACTCTCTAAAGCTGCTGGAGCTCAGGAACATCGCCCTGCAGATTTTATGGGGACATGGAGTGTGTTTGGACGTATTTGAAAATCTTATCAAGCTTTTTAGTCTGGATTTAAGCTTTAACTCGCTGAGGGCTCTCCCAGATGGCATATTCAAAGGCCTCGTCTCTCTGGAAGAGATGGATCTCAGCTTCAACTCTCTCACATACCTCCAACCAGACATTTTCCCAGCGAGTCTCAAAACAGTTGACCTCTCTTacaatttcctctcctctcctgacccaGCGGCTTTTAGTTCCCTCAGCTGGATCAACTTATATAGGAATCGCTTCCACTGTGACGGTGGCCTGAAGGACTTTCTGACGTGGATGAACAGGACCAATGTGACTTTTCCAGACCCTGGCGTGGCTGAATTCAGCTGTGAGTTCCCCTCGGATCTCCATGGTGTCAGCCTGTTGAATTACAGCAAATTCATAACGGAAAAGTACCCAAAACCATCtttgacaaaaatataa